Part of the Triticum urartu cultivar G1812 chromosome 2, Tu2.1, whole genome shotgun sequence genome, ATCAATTCTTACCATATGCTTTCTCTCTCGTAAGAGTGGTTGGGTATCCCCCTGGTGTAAGTGTGATATAACCTAGCAATAAGTATTTCCTTCGATTAGAAAACTAAGTTTTATCGAACCAGAAGGAGTTCTCCCAAAAACAAAGTCACTGGTACCTGCACACACAACACAAAATAAACTTGTCCCCAACATGTATAAAAGATAGTCAAACTTTTTGTCCTGCTAGTTATAAGATTAAATTGCACAGAATAGTAATAGTTGATAAATAAATAAAATGGTACAACAAAGAATAATAATTGTGACGAAGATTTCAGCAATGAAGAATAGACCCATGGAGCCATATGTTCACTAGTGACATCACTCTCAAGCATACAAAGGGCTCATTCGGTTTGGAGGAAATCTAACCGTAGGAATTTAGAGTAGTATAGGAATTTGATAGGATGGCACTTGCCACCCTAAGGAATTGACTTGCCTCGTTCCTACGCGCAAAATGAGCTTTGAGTGGATGTGTAGTTTCCTCCAAAAGCATAGGAAATGAATAGTATTCCTACGAAATTCCTTTACGCATTTCCTACAAACCGAATGCATATATAGGAAATtttcctctggaatccttgttcccatgtttttcctataaAAATCCTCCAAACCGAATGAGGCCTAAGTGTGGTGTGGTGAACAAAGTACAGTTGAACAACGGTTAAATTGCCATATTTATTTTTATGACTATGATCATTCATGATATAATTGCAACTCCAACATTGTATCTCAAAACAAACACATCAAAATGTGTGAACACGTCCGGATGTGTTCACAAAAAATGGTAAGTGAGCCAATCATTCAACCGATGCATCAAAATGACATCAAATCGTAACAACATGATGTGTTAGGTGGACCTAGAGGAAAAGTCACACGAGCTATGAGGACACGCGGTCCAACTGACAGTGGGCCAATTGAAATGTCCGGACTCCTCTAAATCTCCCCTAGGTTTTCTTTAGATTTGTGGGAATTCAGACATCTAGATTGGTCCACAAATATTTGATACACGGCTTGGAAGACAAAAAGTATCCAGACCATGCGGTTTGGATATTTAGGGCGTTTTTTCTTACATGGTATAATTAGTCGCAAACACTCACCCATAGACGCACGCGCACAACCCTACCTTTTGAGCACCTTTGAAGTACTGCATCGACACAACGGTTTGAGATTTACGGAGGCATCACATACGCCTTATTGTGGACATGATTTATTTTTCTGCATTGAATAAACATCGCCGGAATTCTAAAACGAATACAAACAATATGAATAGCAGTGTCAAGTAAGTAAGGCATGAACGCGGTGGTTGGTTCTGTAAGAAACCTATAACCATTGCACATTTAGGGCATTTTGATGATTGACCACACTGGAGATGCCCTAATCGCACTAACCAACCAGAaaatcattttttattttttgaggATCAAAActattttttattttaaaaaaggATTTTTTTCCGTCCGAGTCCAAGGAAAAATCGACACCCTACGCTAATCGGACCCATCGCCCCCGTCCGTCCGTCCCTATATTCGGCCGCGCACCTTCCGGGTATCCCCGTCTCGCGTCGTCCCCGTCTCCAAGTAAACTCGCAGACGCCCCGCACCGAGCCCAACAAACCCTCGCGCAGCGCACCCCACCCCACCTCTCCTTCGCCGACGCGGCCATGGCGGCGGTGGCGACTGTGAGCTCGGCCGGCGGGATCCTCGCCATGCTCCACGAGCCGGCGGAGGAGCTCAAGCTgcacgcgctcgccagcctcAACTCCGTCGTCCACCTCTTCTACCCCGAGATCTCCACCAGCATCCCCACCATGTGAGGCCCCTCCCCTCCCCACCCCCCTCTCGTATCCTTCCCGCGGTACCTAGTCGCCGCCGCCTCTCGGCCGGCGCCCGCTGCCGCGGCCGCAGCTGCTCCGCCCTGCCCGCGCGATTCGTTCCAGCGCGTTGGCTTGGCCGGGGGGTTTCAGTTTTTCGATCTGGTTCGCTGATTGACGAGGATTCGGGACGAGAAGTTGCCCTAGATGCTGTTGCTGTCGCGCGATTCGTTTGCTTGGCCTCGTCTGGTTCGATCTGCTGCTTGCGTGGGGGAACCGTAGGTCGTGGCTTGGCTCTGATCTGGTAACCTCGGGATTCCTGGGATTCAGCGCTCGGCTGTGCTCTCCATGACGAATCCGCAGAGTTTGAAGTGAATTCGCCAAGAAAATCTAGTAAATTGTGTGATTGTATTCGGTAGCCGTGGTAAAAACTTAATATTTTTGCACTTTCATGTCTGCGCTTGGATATAAGGACAGTTGTAGGAGTGAGATGTGAACTAAGGAGGTGTGAGAATTTAGAAAGGTTTCAACTTCCAGTTTTTTAGAAGATGTTTTAGGATTTTGATTCGCTTGGTTTGTTATAATCAGTTATAATGCCTGCCCTGTGCTAAGAAATATCCTGACAGAGTGACCATTGAACTGTTACTTGCAATAGTTTAGGGTGACATGTTTTGGGAAGTTAATCTAATGTTTGGTTACTTAAGTTTAGATTATACAAATTTCTTGTCTTATATGGTGTGTTTGGTTGGTGCCTAGCCTAGCCCTACCAAATATTTTTGGCCCAAAAAACTGGCAAGCCAATTCTTGCCAGATAATTTCCATATGGTTGTTTCTGTTTAAGTCATTTTAATTTTAACATTGCTTTTCATATGCAATTGTTGTGCGCCTAGTTGTTATTTTTGTGGAACAATGAGGCTCTAATTGTATTTGGTTTTGATTTGGGAGCTTTATACATTGGATCATAATGTCGAGCAAGAATTCTCTAGAATCCAGGTTGTTAAAGTTTGTATTTCCAATGAAGCAAGCTAATAATTTGTTCCCATCGTATCCTTTTGGCTGCAGTGAGAGCTTGTATGAAGATGAGGAGTTTGACCAGAGACAGCTAGCTGCACTAGTTGTTTCTAAGGTAGGACCTCATGTTATTTTACACCTTGTCTGTAAATGTCATATTTTGTATTGCTTATATTGACTTATGTAGGTATTTTATTACTTGGGCGAGTTAAATGATGCACTATTGTATGCACTTGGTGCTGGGCCTCTGTTTGACGTTTCTGAGGATTCAGATTATGCTCATGCTCTTCTAGGTGAGGAGCTGTCTTGAGTTCTCTATCATTCTGGATGTTATTCACATGAATTTCTTTTGCTCATTGTGTTGAATCGGTGGTTCTTTTCTTTCAGCCAAAGCATTAGATGAATATGCGAGTTTCAAGACAAGAGCTTCTAAAGCTACCGAGGAAGAAGAAAATGTGGATCCTAGATTAGAGGCCATAGTGGAGAGGATGTTGGAGAAGTATGATAAGATCCTACCGTTTGCGCATATTCTCTTATTTATCAGATGGAGTATTCAGCTAACGGTTACTCTTTGCTGTAGGTGTGTTCTTGATGGGAAATACCAACAGGCCATGGGTATGGCTGTTGAATGCAGGAGACTGGATAAACTGGAGGAAGCAATTGTTCGGTGTGATAATATTCACGGGGCTCTTTCATATTGCATCAACCTTTCTCATCAATATGTTAGTCACCGTGAATATCGCTGTGAGGTAGGGTTATGTTAAAAATTATTTGGCAGTATGGTTGGTTTATATTAATTAAAAAGCAAGTATTAGTTTAGACTAGAGTAAGCAAAAATTAACATTCTTTATGTGTTGACCAAATAATCCATTTTATTGCCAGGTTCTTCGCTGTCTTGTTAAAATATACCAGACTTTGCCGCATCCAGATTTTCTGAGCATCTGCCAGTGCCTTATGTTTCTGGGTGAGCCTGAAACTGTTGCGAATATATTGGACACACTAATTTCTGGAAGCAAGGTATATGTTTGTTCTTTACTCTGCCCACCACATTACTTATGTTTTAGTCTCTGTTGCTTACTTGAGATATTGTGTTCATTATACAGGATGATGCTCTCCTTGCATACCAAATTGCTTTTGATCTGGTGGAAAATGAAAATCAGGCCTTCCTACTGAATGTGAGGAATCGCCTGGACTCTCAGACTCCTGGTCAGTCCAACCCTGATAGCGGTTCAGCTTTACCAGTCGATCAGACTGTTAACGCGGGTACAACTAGCACAGAACCAGCGGGTGATGTTCAGATGGGAGATGACACTACTACGGCAAATGGAAACGCTCACCCGGTTGATCCAAATGAGGCAGTGCATGCTGATAAGCTTGCAAAACTTAAAGGGATACTGTCAGGGGAGAAGTCTATTCAGCTTACGCTGCAATTTTTGTATAGCCACAACAGGTATACTTGTTATTATGTCTTAAACATTGAACCCTGGTCTCTTGCAACTTTTATATCTGACATCACCTTTGATGGGTTTGTTGATATAGGTCCGATCTTCTAATTCTGAAGACAATAAAGCAGGCTGTGGAAATGAGGAACAGTGTTTGCCATAGCGCAACTATTTGCTCCAATGCGATCATGCATGCAGGAACAACTGTAGATACTTTTCTAAGAGAGAATCTGGTAAGAAAAAATATCTGGTTGTTTTGTTGTCATGCGGTATACTTTTTCCCCTCTGTAATGTCTCATTTTGGTAATGTCTTGCAGGAGTGGTTGAGCAGGGCTACTAATTGGGCTAAATTCAGTGCAACAGCTGGGCTAGGTGTGATTCATAGAGGCCACCTTCAGCAAGGTCGGGCTTTGATGGCCCCATACCTACCTCAAAGTGGTGCAGTTGGTGGTGGCAGTCCATACTCGGAAGGTGGTGCCCTCTATGCTTTAGGTTTGATTCATGCCAACCATGGCGAAGGAATCAAACAATTCCTCCGTGAAAGCCTTCGCAACACCAGTGCAGAGGTGACATTCTGTTCCTTGTCCTTGTGTAATGCTATTTATATTGTGTATGTATATTTTTCTTACCTAAAACCGTATTATGCAGGTCATCCAGCATGGTGCCTGTTTGGGACTTGGGCTTGCATCTCTGGGGACAGCAGATGAAGAAGTGTTTGAAGACATAAAGAATGTCCTTTACACAGACAGTGCTGTGGCTGGTGAAGCAGCTGGTATTGGCATGGGTTTGCTCATGGTTGGGACAGCCAGTGAGAAGGCCGCTGAGATGCTCGCTTATGCACATGATACACAGCATGAAAAGATTATCAGGTCAGTGCTGTTTAATTGTTGTTGCGGTATTTCTGAAGATGCATCCAGCTCTTGTTTCTGACATCTCTCTCTCTGCAGGGGTTTGGCACTTGGCATCGCGTTGACAGTGTATGGCAGGGAGGAGGAAGCTGACACCTTGATTGAACAAA contains:
- the LOC125539549 gene encoding 26S proteasome non-ATPase regulatory subunit 1 homolog A-like isoform X1, which translates into the protein MAAVATVSSAGGILAMLHEPAEELKLHALASLNSVVHLFYPEISTSIPTIESLYEDEEFDQRQLAALVVSKVFYYLGELNDALLYALGAGPLFDVSEDSDYAHALLAKALDEYASFKTRASKATEEEENVDPRLEAIVERMLEKYDKILPFAHILLFIRWSIQLTVTLCCRCVLDGKYQQAMGMAVECRRLDKLEEAIVRCDNIHGALSYCINLSHQYVSHREYRCEVLRCLVKIYQTLPHPDFLSICQCLMFLGEPETVANILDTLISGSKDDALLAYQIAFDLVENENQAFLLNVRNRLDSQTPGQSNPDSGSALPVDQTVNAGTTSTEPAGDVQMGDDTTTANGNAHPVDPNEAVHADKLAKLKGILSGEKSIQLTLQFLYSHNRSDLLILKTIKQAVEMRNSVCHSATICSNAIMHAGTTVDTFLRENLEWLSRATNWAKFSATAGLGVIHRGHLQQGRALMAPYLPQSGAVGGGSPYSEGGALYALGLIHANHGEGIKQFLRESLRNTSAEVIQHGACLGLGLASLGTADEEVFEDIKNVLYTDSAVAGEAAGIGMGLLMVGTASEKAAEMLAYAHDTQHEKIIRGLALGIALTVYGREEEADTLIEQMTRDQDPILRYGGMYALALAYRGTANNKAIHQLLHFAVSDVSDDVRRTAVMGLGFVLYNEPEQTPRIVSLLSESYNPHVRYGAALAVGISCAGTGLSDAISLLEPLTSDVVDFVRQGALIAMAMVMIQTNESFDSRVGTFRRQLEKIILDKHEDTMSKMGAILASGILDAGGRNVTIKLLSRNKHDKLTAVIGLAVFTQFWYWYPLLYFISLAFSPTAIIGLNSNLEVPKFEFLSHAKPSLFEYPKPTTQQTTTSAVKLPTAILSTYAKAKSRAKKDAESKAANQEKTAEAESKANQEKSTAESKPSQEKSTDAESKAKTTEDASGSTSGDAAKTQEKDGDAMQVDGAAEKKAPEPEPAFQILANPARVVPAQEKFIKFIEGSRYVPVRPAPCGFILLRDTQPSEAEELVLTDAPATVATGAGNNAAAAAAGQGSAAMAVDDEPQPPQPFEYSA
- the LOC125539549 gene encoding 26S proteasome non-ATPase regulatory subunit 1 homolog A-like isoform X2, producing MAAVATVSSAGGILAMLHEPAEELKLHALASLNSVVHLFYPEISTSIPTIESLYEDEEFDQRQLAALVVSKVFYYLGELNDALLYALGAGPLFDVSEDSDYAHALLAKALDEYASFKTRASKATEEEENVDPRLEAIVERMLEKCVLDGKYQQAMGMAVECRRLDKLEEAIVRCDNIHGALSYCINLSHQYVSHREYRCEVLRCLVKIYQTLPHPDFLSICQCLMFLGEPETVANILDTLISGSKDDALLAYQIAFDLVENENQAFLLNVRNRLDSQTPGQSNPDSGSALPVDQTVNAGTTSTEPAGDVQMGDDTTTANGNAHPVDPNEAVHADKLAKLKGILSGEKSIQLTLQFLYSHNRSDLLILKTIKQAVEMRNSVCHSATICSNAIMHAGTTVDTFLRENLEWLSRATNWAKFSATAGLGVIHRGHLQQGRALMAPYLPQSGAVGGGSPYSEGGALYALGLIHANHGEGIKQFLRESLRNTSAEVIQHGACLGLGLASLGTADEEVFEDIKNVLYTDSAVAGEAAGIGMGLLMVGTASEKAAEMLAYAHDTQHEKIIRGLALGIALTVYGREEEADTLIEQMTRDQDPILRYGGMYALALAYRGTANNKAIHQLLHFAVSDVSDDVRRTAVMGLGFVLYNEPEQTPRIVSLLSESYNPHVRYGAALAVGISCAGTGLSDAISLLEPLTSDVVDFVRQGALIAMAMVMIQTNESFDSRVGTFRRQLEKIILDKHEDTMSKMGAILASGILDAGGRNVTIKLLSRNKHDKLTAVIGLAVFTQFWYWYPLLYFISLAFSPTAIIGLNSNLEVPKFEFLSHAKPSLFEYPKPTTQQTTTSAVKLPTAILSTYAKAKSRAKKDAESKAANQEKTAEAESKANQEKSTAESKPSQEKSTDAESKAKTTEDASGSTSGDAAKTQEKDGDAMQVDGAAEKKAPEPEPAFQILANPARVVPAQEKFIKFIEGSRYVPVRPAPCGFILLRDTQPSEAEELVLTDAPATVATGAGNNAAAAAAGQGSAAMAVDDEPQPPQPFEYSA